The Lacipirellulaceae bacterium genome includes a region encoding these proteins:
- a CDS encoding FAD-dependent oxidoreductase, whose amino-acid sequence MNRNQENANWIIVQRLQKLIVAALLLGIVGNTAGGATPEPTETHEFDVIIAGGSTAAFAAALSSAKSGARTALLEPTDWVGGQLTSSGVPAIDEAWHKITDKETGEQLLNVSQIARDPKNITGNFLQTLTGLDECGDCWVSRFCFRPTIYLEKQLMPLQEAAGENLVVFHETVVKSVTLDEQGKKIRSLIAIQRSPRSSLVARGYDLLPSQDLADWYSPDDSQRFTKRVLKFCASAGKMPVFIEATEWGEVLALSGADYLQGAEIEEQKKDCLDTAGQSTVYCFVQEIHDTAQTQPEAGQEVEHLGYGDYQEKPNAWDLIWTYRRIGGEGPPAVGDLCLQNWGYSPSREQGGNDYPFGYLFLSKDKTAASVDDWRGGINLETLAAAEARAYGWHHWFRKQAPEKFSPENIALNGRELGTAHGLAKLPYIRDTRRSIGLDDFVLQFASLTGPASQVTGEKFPDRIALGAYAADIHPLTGKILPEYLKEAHDTLPFYIPFRALTHYQFENLLVAGKTMSQSFLANSATRLHPIEWSTGTAAGVVAADMAKEGKTTREQFESIERVQKLVKQRTPIDWDLTKHQANTP is encoded by the coding sequence ATGAATCGAAATCAAGAAAACGCGAACTGGATAATCGTACAACGTCTTCAAAAGCTAATCGTAGCCGCGTTGCTCCTCGGCATCGTCGGAAACACTGCTGGTGGAGCCACGCCAGAGCCAACGGAGACGCACGAGTTCGACGTCATTATTGCCGGAGGATCAACAGCCGCCTTTGCCGCGGCTTTGTCTTCAGCGAAGAGTGGAGCACGCACGGCACTGCTGGAGCCTACTGATTGGGTCGGCGGACAACTCACCTCCAGCGGCGTGCCAGCGATTGACGAAGCGTGGCACAAGATCACCGACAAAGAGACTGGAGAGCAGTTGCTGAATGTCTCGCAAATCGCTCGCGACCCCAAAAACATCACGGGCAACTTTCTGCAAACTTTGACAGGCCTCGACGAATGTGGCGATTGCTGGGTGAGCCGGTTCTGCTTCCGCCCAACAATCTATTTAGAGAAGCAACTCATGCCGCTTCAGGAAGCAGCAGGCGAGAATCTGGTGGTGTTTCATGAAACGGTGGTCAAGTCAGTCACTCTGGATGAACAGGGAAAGAAGATTCGATCGCTGATCGCGATCCAAAGAAGCCCTCGTTCGTCCCTCGTTGCGCGCGGCTACGACCTCCTGCCGTCGCAAGATCTAGCGGACTGGTACTCGCCCGACGATTCACAGCGTTTTACGAAACGTGTTTTGAAATTCTGTGCCAGTGCAGGCAAGATGCCGGTGTTCATTGAAGCTACCGAGTGGGGCGAAGTCCTCGCACTCAGCGGTGCGGACTATTTGCAAGGGGCAGAGATCGAAGAGCAGAAGAAAGACTGCCTCGACACCGCCGGTCAGTCCACCGTCTATTGTTTTGTCCAAGAGATCCACGACACGGCTCAGACGCAGCCAGAAGCGGGGCAAGAAGTTGAGCACCTCGGTTATGGCGATTACCAGGAGAAGCCGAACGCTTGGGACCTCATCTGGACGTATCGACGTATCGGCGGCGAAGGGCCTCCTGCAGTGGGCGACCTTTGTTTGCAAAACTGGGGTTACTCGCCAAGTCGCGAACAAGGCGGCAACGATTATCCGTTCGGCTATTTATTCCTGTCGAAGGATAAGACGGCTGCTTCGGTTGACGACTGGCGGGGAGGCATCAATCTGGAGACGCTTGCGGCAGCGGAAGCGCGTGCTTACGGCTGGCATCATTGGTTTCGGAAACAGGCACCGGAAAAGTTCTCTCCCGAGAACATCGCACTTAACGGGCGGGAGCTCGGCACCGCCCACGGCCTCGCGAAGCTCCCTTACATTCGCGACACCCGTCGCTCGATCGGGTTGGACGACTTCGTCCTTCAATTTGCTAGCCTGACTGGACCCGCTTCCCAAGTAACCGGTGAGAAATTCCCTGATCGCATTGCATTAGGGGCCTATGCCGCTGACATTCATCCGCTCACCGGTAAAATTCTGCCGGAGTATTTGAAGGAAGCGCACGACACGCTGCCGTTTTACATTCCGTTCCGTGCACTGACGCACTACCAGTTCGAAAACCTGCTGGTTGCCGGAAAAACGATGTCGCAGAGTTTTCTCGCGAACTCCGCGACGCGACTGCACCCTATTGAGTGGTCGACGGGGACTGCTGCAGGTGTCGTGGCAGCAGATATGGCCAAAGAAGGGAAAACGACACGCGAGCAGTTCGAGTCGATCGAAAGGGTCCAGAAACTTGTGAAGCAGCGCACCCCCATCGACTGGGATCTTACGAAGCACCAAGCGAATACGCCGTAG
- a CDS encoding Gfo/Idh/MocA family oxidoreductase, whose amino-acid sequence MKLGIIGAGAIGKKHAQAAQTAGIPIGMVVDSNQEIGRAFAEEFKTTHALAPEALYQDGSIDAVVIGIPNWLHQSFAIAALRAGKHVLLEKPMALSYEQCEEIDHVAQAAERVLQVGFVHRFTGVAEAAKKIIESGALGDLYFAQAFLFLRRNVPGLGRWFTDRERSGGGAVIDVGVHLLDLALYGFNFPPVQEVAGQTFQHFGVRMEDYKYEDMWSGPPDYSGVCNVEDAAQAMVKLAGGKTLDFHVAWAGNYPQGLMPPSMVSFCGTKGGIAFELFGDKIHQTTEREQLHDEVIPVEENDFFLKQLLDFQENIESRTSVGANCHEASEVQAIVDAIYASSQQDDSPQKDSPTNLFESLPSISVE is encoded by the coding sequence ATGAAACTAGGGATCATTGGCGCCGGAGCGATTGGTAAAAAGCACGCCCAGGCTGCGCAAACGGCGGGCATACCGATCGGTATGGTTGTCGACAGCAACCAGGAGATTGGTCGCGCATTCGCGGAAGAGTTCAAGACCACGCACGCGCTAGCGCCTGAGGCGCTTTACCAAGACGGTTCGATCGACGCGGTCGTGATCGGCATTCCCAACTGGCTGCATCAATCCTTTGCCATCGCAGCCCTGCGAGCAGGGAAGCACGTACTTCTGGAAAAGCCAATGGCTCTCTCTTACGAGCAGTGCGAAGAGATTGATCACGTCGCCCAGGCCGCGGAACGAGTGCTCCAAGTCGGTTTCGTTCACCGCTTCACCGGCGTTGCCGAGGCTGCGAAGAAGATTATCGAAAGCGGAGCTCTCGGCGACCTCTATTTCGCTCAGGCTTTCCTGTTCCTCCGCCGTAACGTGCCGGGGCTAGGGCGTTGGTTCACAGACCGCGAGCGTTCGGGAGGTGGAGCGGTGATTGACGTGGGAGTGCATCTACTCGATCTGGCACTCTACGGATTCAATTTTCCACCCGTTCAAGAAGTTGCGGGACAGACCTTCCAGCACTTCGGGGTGCGTATGGAAGACTACAAGTATGAAGACATGTGGTCCGGACCGCCCGACTACTCTGGTGTTTGCAACGTGGAGGACGCTGCCCAAGCGATGGTGAAGCTGGCAGGAGGCAAGACTCTTGATTTCCACGTTGCGTGGGCCGGTAACTATCCTCAGGGACTCATGCCACCTTCCATGGTCAGCTTCTGCGGTACGAAAGGCGGAATTGCCTTCGAACTCTTCGGCGACAAGATCCACCAGACCACTGAACGCGAGCAACTTCACGACGAAGTGATTCCCGTTGAAGAGAACGACTTCTTTTTAAAGCAGTTGCTTGACTTTCAAGAGAATATTGAGTCGCGTACATCTGTCGGTGCCAACTGCCATGAGGCCTCGGAAGTGCAGGCGATCGTTGACGCGATCTACGCTTCCAGCCAGCAAGATGACTCGCCTCAGAAAGATTCACCAACCAACCTTTTCGAGTCGCTCCCCAGCATCTCGGTCGAGTAA
- a CDS encoding Gfo/Idh/MocA family oxidoreductase, whose protein sequence is MSTEPSSNKRIGYYDYRLDNFHAEVYLSALRGPLADRGFEIAGATALEPEPSATWAAERDLPYYDTIEQLAGEVDYLMVLAPSNPELHLEMCQQAFPLGKQTFVDKTFAPDVATARAIFELADAHDLPIQSTSALRSTPIQEFVKRQDEKPYSVHICSSGSTLEEYGIHPLELAVSCLGHEVQSLMRHKADWGLQLSLTYHDGRIAVIDFLSGTDCPFSATLTDREGSHHFEVDGGHLFVDAAASILDFFEAGESLIDSRETLVIRRLLDLATSANDSHKLIPVSTNSRPLAAPHWKTTPQTASQREN, encoded by the coding sequence ATGTCGACTGAACCATCATCCAACAAGAGAATCGGTTACTACGATTACCGCCTCGATAACTTCCATGCGGAAGTTTATCTGTCGGCTCTTCGTGGTCCTCTGGCAGATCGAGGTTTCGAAATAGCAGGGGCGACAGCTCTAGAGCCTGAACCCAGTGCTACTTGGGCCGCAGAGCGTGACCTGCCTTACTACGATACGATCGAGCAGCTAGCGGGTGAGGTCGATTACCTGATGGTACTCGCCCCCTCCAACCCCGAGTTACATCTTGAGATGTGCCAACAGGCATTCCCGCTGGGCAAACAAACCTTCGTCGACAAGACATTTGCTCCTGATGTTGCCACGGCTCGCGCCATTTTTGAGCTTGCTGATGCCCACGACCTACCGATTCAATCCACCTCCGCATTACGCTCGACACCAATTCAGGAATTCGTGAAACGGCAAGATGAGAAACCCTACAGTGTTCACATCTGTTCCTCTGGCAGCACCCTTGAGGAGTATGGAATCCATCCCTTGGAATTGGCCGTCAGTTGTCTTGGGCACGAGGTTCAGTCACTGATGCGACACAAGGCTGACTGGGGCCTGCAACTCTCGTTGACTTACCACGATGGTCGGATTGCCGTTATTGATTTTCTCAGCGGCACGGACTGCCCGTTTAGTGCGACGCTGACAGATCGAGAGGGAAGCCATCACTTTGAGGTTGATGGTGGTCACCTGTTCGTCGACGCGGCGGCAAGCATCTTGGATTTTTTTGAAGCTGGGGAGAGCCTGATTGACAGCCGAGAAACGCTCGTCATTCGTCGGCTCCTCGATCTGGCAACCTCAGCCAACGACAGCCACAAGTTGATTCCGGTTTCCACGAACTCGCGGCCGTTGGCCGCGCCCCACTGGAAGACGACACCGCAGACGGCGTCGCAAAGAGAAAACTAA
- a CDS encoding anhydro-N-acetylmuramic acid kinase, with protein MAPSPLYRSVGLASSASGDGVEAAVIDTDGQDEVHSLGGISLPYDDQLQWSILEATQNDLPTTEILRLEKKLTQHHIEAFGKLRSECQAAVADTQLVGFRGHLLRHIPSQSLSLEIGNPWQLSEALDLPVVSDFRRHDMTIGGTGAPLSAMFHWALMAKEPRPALMLNLDSIASVTWLSRENEIIAGDVGPGVGLLNEWVQEMAQQPHDLHGRIASEGKIDQALVEASLQTPFFKRPLPKAADRHEFDHIDLGGLSAADGAATMCAITVRAFIEAAMLLPEPVDLVWLTGPGSEHPVIVELLKEHIDRVQNVTQRDLNPHTMSAECFAWMAVRHLRRLPITTPETSNCRNAECAGFSTLPLQ; from the coding sequence TTGGCACCTTCCCCGTTGTATCGTTCGGTAGGCTTGGCCAGCTCGGCCTCCGGTGATGGGGTCGAAGCGGCGGTGATCGACACCGACGGACAGGACGAAGTTCACTCGCTCGGTGGGATCTCGCTGCCCTACGATGATCAGCTGCAGTGGAGCATCTTGGAAGCGACTCAGAATGACTTGCCGACGACCGAAATCCTGCGACTAGAGAAGAAACTCACGCAGCATCACATCGAGGCATTCGGAAAACTGCGAAGTGAGTGCCAAGCTGCGGTCGCAGACACGCAACTCGTTGGCTTTCGGGGACACCTGCTTCGTCATATTCCTAGCCAAAGCCTGTCATTAGAAATTGGCAACCCTTGGCAGCTCTCTGAAGCTCTCGACTTGCCGGTTGTCAGCGACTTTCGTAGGCATGATATGACCATCGGCGGGACAGGCGCACCGCTGTCAGCCATGTTCCACTGGGCCTTGATGGCCAAAGAGCCACGCCCGGCACTGATGTTGAATCTCGATTCCATCGCGAGTGTCACTTGGCTTAGTCGCGAGAATGAGATTATTGCTGGTGACGTAGGGCCTGGTGTCGGATTGCTCAATGAATGGGTCCAGGAGATGGCCCAGCAGCCGCACGATCTTCACGGAAGAATCGCCAGCGAAGGGAAGATTGATCAGGCGCTTGTCGAAGCCTCTCTCCAAACTCCCTTCTTCAAACGTCCGCTCCCCAAAGCTGCGGATCGACACGAGTTCGACCATATTGACCTGGGAGGGCTCAGCGCTGCCGACGGAGCAGCGACCATGTGCGCGATCACGGTCCGTGCTTTTATTGAGGCAGCAATGCTACTTCCTGAGCCCGTCGATCTCGTTTGGCTGACCGGCCCCGGCAGTGAGCATCCCGTCATCGTGGAACTCCTGAAAGAACACATTGACAGGGTTCAAAACGTCACGCAACGAGACTTGAACCCTCACACGATGTCGGCTGAGTGTTTTGCCTGGATGGCGGTACGCCATTTGCGCCGCTTGCCGATCACAACTCCAGAAACCAGCAACTGCCGCAACGCTGAATGCGCGGGCTTTAGCACGTTGCCGCTGCAATAG
- a CDS encoding DNA-binding transcriptional regulator, whose amino-acid sequence MTAPAKHKPLEIAVLVETDNSWGRSVVQGIADFASKFGPWNLLIDPRDYSQRWSLPDRWRGDGIIARISTPPQLEEILNTKLPSVNVDDVYANRNRVGNVLTNQAEKARLAIDHFRERGMTKFAYYAPPSNEYSRCSEVEFVKALAEIGTECHVYKPGYRVSRRIGRDEQHRRILRWLNQLPRPVAILAVDARRGRELTEVCSMEGIAVPDEVAILAGDTDDLLCELSSPPLSSIVVASQKLGYEAAAMLHRMIHEGETPSEPELVPPIGVVSKQSTDALAINDPMVVKAMRFIQTHAFAGIIVEDVLREVPVSRRYLEQQFKRYFGRLPAEEIRHLRLERGKELLAQSEISVESVATACGYAGSTQFGVAFRKKYGQTPLAFRKGLHSS is encoded by the coding sequence ATGACAGCACCTGCCAAACACAAGCCGCTTGAGATTGCTGTCCTTGTAGAAACGGACAACAGTTGGGGGCGGAGTGTTGTGCAGGGGATTGCTGATTTCGCCAGCAAGTTTGGACCCTGGAACCTTCTGATCGATCCCCGCGATTACAGCCAGCGGTGGTCATTGCCTGACCGCTGGCGTGGCGATGGCATCATTGCGCGGATCAGTACGCCGCCACAACTGGAGGAAATCCTCAACACAAAGTTGCCGAGTGTGAATGTTGATGATGTTTATGCCAACCGTAATCGAGTGGGCAATGTGCTTACTAATCAAGCAGAAAAGGCGCGCCTGGCGATTGATCACTTTCGGGAGCGCGGCATGACGAAGTTTGCCTATTACGCTCCGCCAAGCAACGAGTACTCGAGATGTTCGGAAGTGGAATTCGTAAAAGCGCTCGCCGAAATAGGAACGGAATGTCACGTTTACAAGCCGGGCTATCGGGTGAGCCGACGAATCGGTCGGGACGAGCAACATCGGCGTATCCTGCGTTGGCTGAACCAGCTGCCCCGTCCGGTGGCGATTCTGGCAGTCGATGCTCGACGCGGGCGCGAACTGACCGAGGTCTGCAGCATGGAAGGAATTGCCGTACCCGATGAGGTGGCAATCCTTGCGGGAGATACCGACGACCTGCTTTGCGAGTTGAGTAGTCCGCCCCTTTCCAGCATTGTCGTAGCCAGCCAAAAACTGGGCTATGAGGCTGCCGCCATGCTCCATCGCATGATCCACGAGGGCGAAACACCAAGCGAACCGGAATTGGTTCCCCCGATCGGAGTCGTGAGCAAGCAGTCGACCGATGCACTGGCGATCAACGACCCGATGGTCGTCAAGGCGATGCGATTCATCCAGACGCACGCCTTTGCGGGAATCATCGTTGAAGACGTGCTGCGTGAAGTCCCCGTCTCGCGTCGATATCTTGAGCAGCAGTTCAAAAGGTATTTTGGGCGACTCCCGGCCGAAGAAATACGCCATCTACGACTGGAACGCGGCAAGGAACTCCTGGCTCAGTCAGAGATTTCCGTCGAGTCCGTCGCGACCGCGTGTGGCTATGCGGGTTCGACCCAATTCGGAGTCGCTTTCCGCAAGAAGTACGGCCAAACCCCGCTGGCCTTTCGCAAAGGGCTGCATAGCAGTTAG
- a CDS encoding PEP-CTERM sorting domain-containing protein, which produces MRLEKLFYGLACALLLGSCAAKSQAELVAYDPFLSGNNRGAGEYTAGNDMRTMGAAALGWVGTSGLDGFGIPHSGSTGNFQANALGEDSAAVAYEQGGRVQWLGVPNFPFDRNITRQLNPTPSSSEWWMSIMVNRLNWGNDPANDTYVVGGFTDAGGNGLQVGYDNSAGQDANPDLVLRSNGINTVIAADTASSDNQYVLVKLEIDPVGNDTISVWADPSSVDPLGTADVIITDQDLTSSLAPFTQSKYESPGQSGAAFFDEIRLSTDFDSIIQIPEPASLALLGVAFGLVGVSRKRRVS; this is translated from the coding sequence ATGAGACTTGAAAAGCTTTTCTACGGGCTAGCGTGCGCCCTGCTGCTTGGCAGTTGCGCTGCAAAGTCCCAGGCGGAACTGGTCGCGTATGATCCGTTTCTCAGCGGCAACAACCGAGGGGCAGGGGAGTACACCGCTGGCAACGACATGCGCACCATGGGCGCCGCAGCACTCGGTTGGGTTGGAACGTCAGGTCTTGACGGGTTTGGCATCCCTCACTCAGGCAGTACAGGCAACTTCCAAGCGAACGCGCTCGGAGAAGATTCTGCTGCCGTCGCTTACGAGCAAGGAGGGCGCGTCCAATGGCTCGGTGTCCCAAATTTCCCATTCGATCGCAACATCACACGTCAGCTCAATCCAACGCCAAGCTCAAGCGAATGGTGGATGAGCATCATGGTCAACCGCTTGAATTGGGGAAATGATCCGGCAAACGATACCTACGTCGTTGGTGGATTCACCGATGCTGGCGGCAATGGCCTGCAAGTTGGTTATGACAACTCGGCTGGCCAAGATGCTAACCCTGACTTGGTACTTCGCTCGAACGGTATCAACACCGTGATTGCTGCCGATACGGCATCCAGTGACAATCAATACGTTTTGGTGAAGCTAGAGATTGACCCCGTCGGCAACGATACAATCTCTGTGTGGGCCGACCCCAGTAGCGTTGATCCTCTTGGCACCGCTGATGTAATCATTACCGACCAAGACTTGACGAGTTCTCTTGCGCCATTCACACAGTCAAAGTATGAGTCGCCCGGTCAGTCGGGCGCGGCTTTCTTTGATGAGATCCGACTGTCGACCGATTTCGATTCGATTATTCAAATCCCTGAGCCCGCTTCACTGGCTTTACTAGGGGTTGCCTTTGGACTGGTAGGAGTTTCTCGCAAACGTCGAGTTTCCTAA
- a CDS encoding DUF1559 domain-containing protein, whose protein sequence is MRRENRDRTNQGFTLVELLVVIAIIGVLVGLLLPAVQAAREAARRAQCSNNLHQMGLAAQNYASTHNTLPPAYGRELEDALDTRRSFVKRGLFNEILPYMEQQSAVDTLVLDYYDQGQAYFADPARDVSIEPFVCTSWPFEKVITAAAPNFEYRLGAIVTYTGVGGAIQNQGENLVPSVEGSIPDNGAFLMGQELVNNTFPTGVSEGRELRQITDGQSNTMMFAEYIHINCEFGQILPEDIPGNVRPWYLGGFGDVPYHLKVVENAPNICVHRQNTPVPLNHLPLGSYHPGIIQVAYIDGSVSTISDDIELVTLKALATANGEEVVNSDF, encoded by the coding sequence ATGCGACGTGAAAATCGAGACCGAACGAATCAGGGTTTCACTCTTGTTGAACTCTTGGTCGTTATCGCCATTATCGGAGTCCTGGTCGGACTGTTGCTGCCCGCGGTTCAAGCCGCTCGAGAAGCTGCTCGACGTGCACAATGCTCCAACAACCTCCACCAAATGGGATTGGCGGCGCAGAACTACGCTTCCACCCACAACACACTGCCACCAGCTTACGGTCGGGAACTCGAGGACGCGCTCGATACGAGACGCTCGTTCGTCAAACGGGGGCTCTTTAACGAGATCCTCCCCTACATGGAACAACAGAGTGCCGTCGATACTCTGGTACTCGACTACTACGATCAAGGACAGGCGTATTTCGCCGATCCTGCTCGAGATGTCTCAATCGAACCATTCGTTTGCACGAGCTGGCCTTTCGAAAAAGTAATCACTGCGGCGGCCCCGAATTTCGAGTATCGACTGGGAGCGATCGTAACGTACACAGGCGTTGGAGGTGCTATTCAAAACCAAGGAGAGAACCTTGTTCCCTCTGTCGAGGGATCTATTCCTGACAATGGGGCCTTCTTGATGGGACAGGAACTGGTGAACAACACCTTCCCAACGGGAGTGTCTGAAGGAAGAGAGCTGAGGCAGATTACCGATGGGCAGAGCAATACTATGATGTTCGCTGAGTACATTCACATTAACTGCGAATTCGGACAGATCCTGCCTGAAGATATTCCTGGCAACGTCCGTCCCTGGTACCTCGGCGGCTTCGGCGACGTTCCCTACCATCTAAAGGTGGTGGAGAATGCTCCGAATATCTGTGTTCACCGACAAAACACCCCAGTACCACTCAACCATTTGCCATTGGGAAGTTATCATCCGGGAATCATCCAAGTAGCGTATATTGATGGGAGTGTGAGTACGATCTCCGATGATATCGAACTCGTTACGCTCAAAGCACTTGCCACCGCCAATGGGGAAGAAGTTGTTAACTCAGATTTTTGA
- a CDS encoding family 10 glycosylhydrolase, whose product MSSTLRRSLFALLGLVFMSGFARLSFASDSQGKPVRGVWVANVASGVLSSPESIRQFVSQAKRCGLNTLYVVVWNRGATTYPSAVMQREVGKACDPRYADFDVLKEFVSTAHAEEMRVIAWFEFGFSCSYRKPDGGLLIRKHPDWAAKDSSGKLVTKNGFQWMNAFRPEVQDFLLSLIHEVLENYEVDGIQGDDRLPACPSTSGYDAWTVELYQNDHEGASPPEDPLDPDWVTWRANLLNRFMERLHHETKAKYPNATISMAPSIYPWSKYQYLQDWPTWVEQGWVDEICPQIYREDLAAYRNELEKIINRQVSKENRVRVKPGILIQTSDRVYNSAENIAAMVRANREVGLEGEVFFYDAAVTEKPALFESIYLKKSNSIEE is encoded by the coding sequence ATGAGCAGCACATTGCGCCGTTCGCTTTTCGCTCTGCTTGGCTTAGTTTTCATGTCAGGTTTCGCTCGGCTCTCATTCGCTTCAGATTCTCAAGGTAAGCCCGTCCGAGGCGTCTGGGTTGCCAACGTTGCCTCCGGTGTGTTGTCGAGCCCCGAAAGTATTCGTCAATTTGTTAGCCAAGCCAAGCGATGCGGGCTTAATACTCTCTACGTTGTGGTCTGGAATCGAGGGGCCACGACTTACCCGAGCGCTGTGATGCAACGCGAGGTAGGGAAAGCGTGTGATCCACGTTACGCGGATTTCGATGTCCTCAAGGAGTTCGTTTCCACGGCTCATGCCGAAGAGATGCGGGTGATCGCCTGGTTTGAATTTGGCTTTTCCTGTTCTTATCGCAAACCCGACGGCGGCCTGCTGATTCGCAAGCACCCTGACTGGGCCGCCAAAGATAGCTCAGGGAAACTCGTCACCAAGAATGGGTTTCAATGGATGAACGCGTTTCGTCCCGAGGTGCAGGACTTTCTCCTGTCATTGATCCACGAAGTCCTAGAGAACTACGAAGTTGACGGCATCCAAGGTGACGATCGACTACCTGCTTGTCCGAGCACGTCTGGTTACGATGCGTGGACAGTCGAACTCTACCAGAATGATCATGAAGGAGCATCTCCACCAGAGGACCCCTTGGATCCCGACTGGGTGACCTGGAGGGCAAACTTGTTGAATCGGTTTATGGAGAGGTTGCATCACGAAACGAAAGCGAAGTATCCCAACGCAACGATTTCCATGGCACCGAGCATCTATCCTTGGAGTAAGTACCAATACCTGCAAGATTGGCCAACTTGGGTAGAGCAGGGGTGGGTTGATGAAATCTGCCCTCAGATTTATCGCGAAGACCTGGCCGCTTACCGAAATGAGCTCGAGAAAATCATCAACAGGCAGGTTTCAAAAGAGAATCGAGTCCGGGTCAAGCCTGGGATTCTGATCCAGACCTCAGATCGGGTTTACAACAGTGCAGAGAATATCGCGGCAATGGTTCGCGCGAATCGCGAGGTCGGCCTCGAAGGGGAGGTCTTCTTCTACGATGCCGCCGTGACCGAGAAGCCGGCACTGTTTGAGTCGATCTATCTAAAGAAGAGCAATTCCATTGAGGAATAA
- a CDS encoding cytochrome c peroxidase, whose translation MKNPSPSLALMALVSLALALASSWSQAARPKPRPSLSSKERATHIAELREQYSKPRDAWPAPDVDEGIEWVELGPIPEINHPENNLGTKAKIELGKMLFFEPRLSGSGQIACASCHEPDMYWSDGRAVSFGHNRTPLKRNAPSALHSGLRRSLFWDGRVSSLEQQAQDVLNNQEEMHSSEETIVENLSKLPEYGERFEAVFGNSQPTMERVTQAIAAFERTLKGGRSRFDYFLNGKTKALSDEELAGLHLFRTTARCINCHHGPLMTDDEFHNIGLSNYGRKFEDLGRYHITKDPKDVGAFRTPSLRNVTATAPYMHNGMFTLEELLTLYNAGMRNPRPRKDQVNDPLFPSTTPILKPLHMNKQDFKDLTAFLHTLAEPPRRILPPKLPPFEK comes from the coding sequence ATGAAAAACCCTAGCCCTAGCCTTGCCTTAATGGCTTTGGTCTCGCTAGCGCTAGCTCTCGCGTCGAGTTGGTCGCAGGCAGCGCGACCGAAGCCACGCCCGTCGCTTTCTTCCAAAGAGCGCGCTACGCATATTGCAGAACTACGTGAGCAATACTCGAAACCCCGTGATGCTTGGCCAGCTCCCGACGTCGATGAAGGCATCGAATGGGTCGAACTGGGACCAATTCCCGAGATCAATCATCCCGAGAATAATCTGGGCACAAAGGCGAAGATTGAACTCGGCAAGATGCTCTTCTTTGAACCCCGTCTCTCCGGCAGTGGTCAGATCGCATGTGCCTCGTGTCACGAGCCCGACATGTACTGGAGCGATGGTCGCGCCGTCTCATTTGGTCACAACAGAACACCGCTCAAGCGGAACGCACCATCCGCCCTCCACTCTGGTCTGCGTCGTTCATTATTCTGGGATGGACGAGTTTCGAGTCTTGAGCAGCAGGCTCAAGACGTCCTGAACAACCAAGAGGAGATGCACTCATCCGAAGAGACCATCGTCGAGAACCTGTCCAAATTGCCCGAGTATGGCGAGCGATTTGAAGCTGTTTTTGGTAACAGCCAGCCGACGATGGAACGCGTTACTCAAGCCATTGCGGCATTCGAACGCACACTCAAGGGGGGGAGAAGTCGCTTCGATTACTTCCTAAATGGGAAGACGAAAGCACTCTCCGACGAAGAACTCGCAGGCTTACACTTGTTCCGCACGACGGCTCGTTGCATCAACTGCCACCATGGGCCGTTAATGACGGATGATGAATTCCACAACATTGGGCTGAGCAACTATGGTCGTAAGTTCGAAGACCTAGGACGGTATCACATTACGAAAGACCCCAAGGATGTCGGCGCCTTTCGTACACCGTCGCTACGCAACGTCACGGCAACAGCACCCTACATGCATAATGGCATGTTCACGTTGGAAGAGTTACTAACGCTATACAATGCGGGCATGCGAAACCCACGCCCTCGGAAAGATCAGGTCAACGACCCTTTATTCCCAAGCACGACGCCCATCTTGAAACCGCTGCACATGAACAAACAAGACTTTAAAGATCTAACTGCGTTCTTGCATACTCTAGCGGAGCCCCCACGACGGATCTTGCCACCCAAGTTGCCTCCGTTCGAGAAATGA